Proteins encoded together in one Candidatus Cloacimonadota bacterium window:
- a CDS encoding 4Fe-4S binding protein has protein sequence MILSLLPVFAVIDPDVGIFSHSGIVELRDNGFWLKADPGNELRLLLAPASLLDSLGLALSTGDTLLVEGWRQDELLLVDKIWTSSADSPIILRDLENGNLATGGTATYWVDGQTCIGCRLCLSQCPTGAITFSKGKARIDSAKCTECGICVEGNDRFRGCPVSAIKKE, from the coding sequence ATGATCTTGAGCCTGTTACCGGTTTTCGCTGTGATCGATCCCGACGTTGGAATCTTCTCCCACAGTGGCATTGTCGAGCTGCGGGACAACGGGTTCTGGCTCAAGGCCGATCCCGGCAATGAACTGCGTTTGCTGCTGGCTCCGGCTAGTTTGCTGGATTCCCTGGGCCTGGCCCTGTCAACCGGCGACACCCTGTTGGTGGAAGGCTGGCGTCAGGACGAACTGCTTTTGGTGGACAAGATCTGGACTTCCTCCGCCGACAGTCCCATCATCCTGAGGGATTTGGAAAACGGAAACCTCGCCACCGGCGGCACCGCCACTTACTGGGTGGACGGTCAAACCTGCATAGGTTGCAGACTCTGCCTGTCCCAATGCCCCACTGGGGCGATCACTTTCAGCAAAGGCAAGGCCCGCATAGATTCAGCCAAATGCACCGAATGCGGTATCTGCGTTGAGGGAAACGACCGCTTCAGAGGCTGCCCCGTGAGCGCCATCAAAAAGGAATAG
- a CDS encoding DMT family transporter codes for MWKIYLRAVGAMLFWAITFVWIKVALVTYRPYEIVFLRLALAALLLFGVIFIFRKRERVQPKDLLYLMMVAFFEPFLYFIGEANGMQFVSSTLGSLIISTIPLVTALGAWLFLKESINPLLIVGLLVSFSGVALLSFAEPDLSGTLKGVLLLLVAVFAGMFYGITVRRITLKYRSLTVVAWQNLFGMLYMLPIFLIFDWKHFSTVNHSAQGLLTIAAMSIFASVGAFLLYTGVIRELGVVRSNIFTNLIPVFTVGLAWLILKDTITLRTVLGVLLTVMGLLVSQYHDLRHKRMTTSPEDISSYGM; via the coding sequence ATGTGGAAGATTTACCTTAGGGCTGTCGGAGCGATGCTCTTCTGGGCCATCACCTTTGTTTGGATCAAGGTGGCTTTGGTCACTTACAGGCCTTACGAAATCGTGTTCCTGCGCCTGGCTCTTGCTGCTCTTCTTTTATTCGGAGTGATCTTCATCTTCCGCAAAAGGGAGCGGGTTCAGCCCAAAGACCTGCTCTACCTGATGATGGTGGCCTTTTTTGAGCCTTTTCTCTATTTTATCGGCGAAGCCAACGGAATGCAGTTCGTTTCCTCCACCCTCGGTTCGCTGATCATCTCCACCATCCCTCTGGTGACGGCTCTGGGCGCTTGGCTGTTCCTGAAGGAAAGCATCAATCCCCTGCTGATCGTGGGACTGTTGGTTTCCTTTTCCGGCGTGGCCCTGCTCAGTTTCGCGGAGCCCGACCTTTCCGGCACCCTGAAAGGAGTTCTGCTGCTGTTGGTGGCGGTTTTCGCCGGGATGTTCTACGGCATCACCGTGCGACGGATCACCCTCAAATACCGCTCCCTCACCGTTGTGGCCTGGCAAAACCTCTTCGGCATGCTCTACATGCTGCCGATATTCCTGATCTTCGATTGGAAGCACTTTTCCACCGTGAACCACTCCGCCCAGGGTTTGCTGACCATAGCCGCCATGTCCATTTTCGCCTCCGTGGGCGCGTTCCTCCTCTATACCGGCGTGATCCGCGAACTGGGTGTGGTGCGTTCCAACATCTTCACCAACCTTATCCCGGTCTTTACGGTCGGCCTGGCCTGGCTTATCTTAAAAGATACCATTACCTTGCGCACTGTGCTGGGGGTTCTGCTCACCGTCATGGGTCTGCTTGTCTCCCAATACCACGATTTGCGCCATAAGCGGATGACAACATCCCCTGAAGATATTTCGTCCTATGGAATGTAA